In the genome of Arachis stenosperma cultivar V10309 chromosome 6, arast.V10309.gnm1.PFL2, whole genome shotgun sequence, the window CAGGGTGAACACGCGAAAAGTCAATACCCGGAGCCAGAAGACACACTTGCTCCATGATGTTTCTGTGTGCTCTCTCCTCTGCTTCAAGGACGGAACATCTTAGATGTTTGACCTCTGCCTCCAACGGCTCAATTATCCCCTTTGATGCTGTTTTCTCCTTCCTTAACTGAGCCCTCTTCTCCTTATCAGCCTCCTTCAGCTTGTTTTCCAGATTACTAATCTTGGCGGTTAAAGTAACCTTCAATTCCTCTAAGGCAGCTCTCTCATTTTCCTTTGACTCAAGGCGGATCTCCAATTCCTTAACTCGGCCTTCTAGCACCATCTGAGATTTGGAGGTGATAGGTGGCTCCAAGTTGCGGCACATattttggttttgaaaagatttggaGTACACATTGGACTCCTCAATGTCGGGGATCAGTACACCATTTtcaaccggcttgcctttgccATACAccattttttgcatttttggcGGAGGTGAAAGTCCTAGATCAAGTCCTAGATCAGCACCCATGTCCACAAATGCAGACTTCTTTGAAGTTGGAGGTGGAAAGACACTGCAGGCACCCCCAATATTCCCAGTCTTGGGTGGAAGGGAGAGTTTGTCCACTGCAACACCTCTTGATGCCATGTTAGCTGCAATATAGGAGAAAGAAACTCAAGTCGaaaaataaagtatattttattGGCTACATTATGCATAGTAGCATAGTAAACAAAATTTTACACAGCAGGATAGTGGCCTTGGCAGATGATTAAGATTTAAGAGCATAACACTCCCCTTCAGTAGTCAGCACCAAAGAGGCTGAGTAAAGTAGgacattatatattttattttattttttttctaaagaaaaaagtaaatattggtaaattgaaacataaatttgtcaatattttatttaactggATTTCACTCcattcttgagtttttcttccTAGATTTCTTTTCCCCCTCTCTTACTAAGATATGGTATTATGGATGTGGTTTAGTAAATTGATATATGCAAAATTGACAAATCACTTGAAAACTGAATTGATTGATAAACAGCTTATCACAGAGAGAACTCACCTGGGCTTGCACAAACATTGGTTCTTTTTCCATCAACTTTCACATTTTCAACACGATTGGGGAACACAAAACTTGGGGATGTCACTGGTGATTGTACTCTCTTTGGTCCTCTACCAATCTTGTCCGATTGAACAACTTGCGGATTGGCTTTCAAACTGGCTGAACTAATCACGTCTTCAACTTTAATGTACAACTCTATGCACCGTAGCTCACGATTTGAGACATGGAAATCAAACATCAAGTGAATGTCTTCGTCAGAGGTGAGCCAAATAACCCGACTGTCAGATAATTGGGGACCTATTATACCATGCAACTTATATGCCATATGAGATATCTTCTTTCTTCCAAGTTCACCCATGTTCGCCAATATCAGATTCTTCAACTCAAGTAGAGAATCTTGATGATCAGTATCAACATTCATCAAAAAAGGATCCCAACTTTCAAAGGTTGCACCACCTACAGTGTCTTTTATATATCCATTGGGATGAACAAGCACAAATATGTCTGAGCAAG includes:
- the LOC130936233 gene encoding uncharacterized protein LOC130936233, with the translated sequence MACSDIFVLVHPNGYIKDTVGGATFESWDPFLMNVDTDHQDSLLELKNLILANMGELGRKKISHMAYKLHGIIGPQLSDSRVIWLTSDEDIHLMFDFHVSNRELRCIELYIKVEDVISSASLKANPQVVQSDKIGRGPKRVQSPVTSPSFVFPNRVENVKVDGKRTNVCASPANMASRGVAVDKLSLPPKTGNIGGACSVFPPPTSKKSAFVDMGADLGLDLGLSPPPKMQKMVYGKGKPVENGVLIPDIEESNVYSKSFQNQNMCRNLEPPITSKSQMVLEGRVKELEIRLESKENERAALEELKVTLTAKISNLENKLKEADKEKRAQLRKEKTASKGIIEPLEAEVKHLRCSVLEAEERAHRNIMEQVCLLAPGIDFSRVHPDNRVVNGEIVNPKKDSAPQVTYVMEFGCKRPTHPMLRP